A single window of Gambusia affinis linkage group LG18, SWU_Gaff_1.0, whole genome shotgun sequence DNA harbors:
- the LOC122820905 gene encoding transferrin receptor protein 2-like isoform X3: MKICSAPSAGSAERIILLVPQRERFWPQRFWVGSGSCRWIKPGPSRCSPRCRSITSSLHLVDSAGRVSEQIPLNPSDYCPYSATGNYTGGVVYAHFGRPEDFNWLRSVGVSVAGHLVVMRVGGGVSFAEKVRLAERNGGGGALIYPDPADLPQDPRRLGLNAHTAVSEHVHLGSGDPFTPGFPSFNLSRFPPIPSSGLPLIPALPITATVAAKLLSQLSGPPCPPSWRGRLPYVRCVLGPDFGSGRRVRLSVQNLMTPVLLNNIFSSLEGREPDQYVILGAQRDSLGPGAVKSGVGTAVLLELARTFTAMVKNGFSPRRSLLFVSWDAGDFGNVGATEWLEGYLSMLHLKAVAYFSLDQAIMGDDHLSAFTSPLLVDLLDAAIRQVEHPKHAGQTIYSQAERDGGSWRIMKPLYLNSGAYSFTAFAGVPSMELRFTEDRPYPFLNTPLDTVPRLQEVLGGRLGVTGRSLAELVGEMVLRLVHDHILPLRITSYAQTVLQFSAHLNKHSAELQSRGVSPQWLFSARGDYSRAAETLQRAIDYSDLHDPNTARLYNTRIMKVEYYFLSQYVSAMETPFRHVIHGRGNHTLSALTEHLTLLTSDPGRFDENRFRRQLALFTWTLQGAANALNGDVWSIRHTHTYTHK, from the exons GTCCATCACCAGTTCCCTCCACCTGGTGGATTCTGCAGGTCGGGTCTCTGAACAGATTCCTCTGAATCCGTCTGATTACTGTCCCTACAGCGCCACAGGAAACTACACG GGGGGCGTGGTCTACGCCCACTTCGGCCGTCCGGAGGACTTCAACTGGCTGAGGAGCGTTGGTGTGTCGGTGGCCGGACACCTGGTGGTGATGCGGGTCGGGGGCGGAGTCAGCTTCGCTGAGAAGGTCCGGTTGGCCGAAAGGAACGGAGGGGGCGGAGCTCTGATATACCCTGACCCCGCCGACCTGCCGCAGGACCCACGGCGCCTCGGACTGAACGCTCACACCGCCGTGTCTGAACAT GTCCACCTGGGCTCAGGTGACCCCTTCACCCCCGGCTTCCCGTCCTTCAATCTCTCCCGGTTCCCTCCCATCCCGTCCTCCGGCCTCCCGCTGATCCCGGCGCTGCCAATCACGGCTACTGTAGCCGCCAAGCTACTCAG CCAGCTGTCGGGTCCTCCCTGTCCGCCATCTTGGAGAGGGCGGCTGCCGTACGTCCGCTGCGTTCTCGGTCCGGACTTCGGTTCTGGTCGGAGAGTCCGGCTGTCGGTCCAGAACCTGATGACTCCGGTTCTGCTCAACAACATCTTCTCCTCTCTGGAGGGCCGAGAGCCAG acCAGTACGTCATACTGGGAGCCCAGAGAGACTCTCTGGGTCCAGGAGCCGTGAAGTCTGGAGTCGGAACCGCAGTCCTGCTGGAGCTGGCCAGAACCTTCACCGCCATGGTGAAGAACG GTTTCAGTCCCAGGCGCAGTTTGCTCTTCGTCAGCTGGGATGCCGGAGACTTCGGGAACGTCGGAGCGACGGAATGGCTCGAG GGTTACCTGTCCATGCTGCACCTGAAGGCTGTGGCCTACTTCAGTCTGGATCAGGCCATCATGG GTGATGATCACCTGTCGGCCTTCACCAGTCCTCTGCTGGTCGACCTGCTGGACGCCGCCATCAGACAG gtggAGCATCCTAAACATGCAGGTCAGACCATCTACAGCCAGGCTGAGAGAGACGGAGGCAGCTGGAGGAT CATGAAACCTCTCTACCTGAACAGCGGCGCCTACAGCTTCACTGCGTTTGCTGGAGTTCCCTCCATGGAGCTGAGGTTCACTGAG GACAGACCCTATCCGTTCCTCAATACGCCGCTGGACACCGTCCCTCGCCTCCAGGAGGTGCTGGGGGGTCGTCTGGGGGTCACTGGGCGGAGCCTGGCGGAGCTGGTGGGGGAGATGGTGCTGCGACTGGTCCATGACCACATCCTGCCTCTACGCATCACTTCCTACGCTCAGACGGTGCTGCAGTTCAGCGCTCACCTCAACAAGCATTCAGCTGAGCTGCAG TCCAGAGGCGTCTCTCCTCAGTGGCTCTTCAGCGCCAGAGGAGATTACAGTCGGGCAGCAGAGACTCTGCAGAGAGCCATCGACTACAGCGACCTGCACGACCCCAACACCGCCCGACTCTACAACACCAGGATCATGAAG GTGGAGTACTACTTCCTGTCTCAGTACGTGTCGGCGATGGAGACGCCGTTCCGTCATGTGATCCATGGGCGGGGCAACCACACTCTGAGCGCGCTCACTGAGCATCTGAccctgctgacctctgaccccggaCGCTTCGACGAGAACCGCTTCAGACGGCAGCTGGCTCTGTTCACCTGGACGCTGCAGGGGGCGGCCAACGCTCTGAACGGAGACGTGTGGAGCatccgacacacacacacctacacacacaaataG